The window TTGTTATAGTCTGCGTCATTACAGTAGGCGGCGGACATGCATCGATAGATGTTTCCTCCCCATTCTTAGTTATATATTTATATATATAAACAAAAATCTCACTGCCTTTTAAATTCTTGCCTTTTACTTTAATCTTTTTTGTTGCTCCCCTTTTTAGTTTGTTTGGCTTTATGCTTATTATTTTAGACTCATTCCTATTTGGGACCAGATTTAACACGTTTGCTTTTTTTGCTACATTTACAGTATTAGTGTACGGCCCTGTTTGAAGGAATAGATCATAACTTCCTGTCTCTGAGCATGCTGACGTATTTAGTGTTCCTGATATTTCAGTTGGTGTCGGATTAAAAAAATAACTATAAAAATAATCGCCGTTTTTACCTTCTCCATGTTTGCGGAATACAACGGATTCATTTACTTGGTCAAGATTTGTACCTGATATTGTAATTTGTGCCTGATCTCCCCGTTTAACATTTTTGCTTGGCTTTATAACGACTTTATCAATTGTTGGTTTGTCAGCAGCATAAGCTGATGAAACTGCAGTAAACAATACAATCATGAATATACCTAAAATTCGTCTTGTTAAAATTTTCATCTTCATTTCATTACCCCCCTCTTGGTTTTTATTTACAGGCAATTTAACGATTTTCTTTTAATATACATATGACTTTTGTAAAATCAAATTATATTTGGTAAATTTTTGGTAAAAACTTTATTGAGTTATCCAAAACTGGAAACAGTTCCAAATCTCATTGACAGATTAAAACTTTCCCCATATAAAAAAATTATCAGTAACAATGAATCATATCCTTAAGTTAGTTGTTAACATATGGAAGGAGAATGGTAATCATGGATAAAATTGATCTTGGCCAGACCTTTGAAGAGCGCCAGGTAGGGATAAGAGGGAATATTCAAAAAATGGGTATCCCTCTCAGGGATTTAAATAAAAAAGAGCTTGAAAATGAAATAAAAAAGTTTTTAAAAAGAAAGCAGTGTCTTTCTCTTGCCACGGTCAGCCCTGACGGTGTTCCGCGCATAAGCCTCCTTGATTATCAGAGTGAAGGGCTTGATATAATAATGGCAAGCGAGGGGGGTGAGAAATTCAGGAACCTTCATTATTCAAGAAAAGTTGCCATATCAATAGGATTCTCCGATGGTACTGCCCCTTCTGAATACGGGCTTACAGTTCAGGGCGAAGCGGAAATCTATAAAGCTCCTGACCCGCGTTATCTTCAGTGCATGATGAAGATGAAACCTTTCCTTGAGGAATGGGCCAAGGCAGTGACGAAGATTTCTATAGATCAGGCCATAAAAAAAGCATTCACCGTAAGGGCCATAAAAGTTTCTCCTTTAAAAATGATATACATGAATATCCCTGAGGGAGTCCCACTTCTGAGCTGGGAAAGAGATTAAACTATCAGAGATTTGAAAACCGGTAAAAAAATACTCCTCGTAAATCCCTGGATATACGATTTCGCTGCATTTGACATGTGGATGAAGCCAATTGGGCTTCTTTACATATCATCATTTCTTAAATCAACCGGATATGATGTGTCTCTCATTGATTGTCTTGACCGCGGAGACCTTGACCTTCTTTCGTTCCGTGGGCTTCAAAAGCGGCAAGATAAATATTTTGGATGCGGGAACTTTTACAGGGAGATAGCAGAAAAACCGCAATGTCTCGCCGATGTGCCAAGGAATTACTGCCGCTACGGAATGCCTCCTGAGGTTTTTAAAAAAAAGCTAAGCTCGGTGCCAAAACCTGATTTTGTTCTTGTGACTTCAGTCATGACTTACTGGTATCCGGGGGTTCAGCATGCAATCAAAATGATAAGGGAGTGTTTCCCGGATACTAAAATTCTGTTAGGAGGTATTTATGCAACCCTATGTCCTGAACATGCAGCAGCAAATTCAGGGGCTGACGTAATATACAAAGGACGAGGGTTGAATAGGCTTATCTCAATATTGAATGGCGATTTAACGCCTGATAAAATAGAGAGCGATGAGTGGCTTTTTGCAGGGGAACTTCCATATCCGGATTTTTCAGATTATCATAATTGCGATTATTTCTGCATAATGACATCGCAGGGGTGCCCGTTCAATTGCGCTTATTGTGCTTCAGGACTTCTTGATGGTAAATATATCCAGAGGGATTACAATGATGTTTTAAAGGAGATTGAACTCCAGATTGAAAGTACAGGTGCGTCCAACCTTGCTTTTTATGATGATGCACTTCTGGTCAATGCAGAGGGACATTTTGAAAAGATATTGGATGGGATTATTGAAAGAGGGATACGCATCAGCCTCCATGCGCCGAATGGACTTCATCCAAGATTTATTACAGAAAATATCGCTGAAAAAATGAAAAAGGCAAAGTTTGAGACTTTAAGGTTGAGTCTTGAGACTTCTAATCCTGAAAGACAGGAAAGCACGGGAGGAAAGGTAAAAAGTGAGGAGTATGCTGCGGCAGTTAATATCCTGAAGTGTGCGGGCTTTACTAAAGATAATATGGGGACTTATGTTTTTTTTGGTATTCCAGGGCAGCCGCTAAGTGAAGTAGAAGAGAGTATAAGTTTTGTGAAAGCTGCCGGAAGCAGCGTTAATCTTGTGGAGTATTCGCCTATTCCCGGAACTGTTATGTGGAATGAACTTGTAAAAAACGGGGTAATTGTGCAGGATATGGATCCTGTGCTTCAAAATAATTCAGTGTTTTTCAGGAAATTCTCCGGAATAACTGAAAACGCGCTTCAGCGGCTTAAGGGAATGTCTAAAGAGTAAGCTATAATGAAACAACGGAACATCAATTTCAATGAAACATTGCTTTCTTTTTTAAAAGGAAGAGAGTCCCTTTCAGAGATTAATATTGAGAGGAAAATAAAGACTTATGATAATGCCTTCGTCCATATTGAAAACAGGGCATTCTCCGGAGGGAATATAGGAAAACTTTCTATCTCTGATATTAAGATCGCAGGGATTGCTGATGCATCAATAGGGATTATTCGTCCGGCGCAAAGTATCAAAGCGCCATTATTCGTTGCAGAAAAGCTTGATTTACTTTCTTTGTCACGTCTTATCATTGATATTCCCCATACTTCAAATGACAGTGGATTTGATTCTAAGCGTTTAGATGGGATTGCTGACATTTCAAAGGAACTTTCAATTATTCCGAGAAAGAACATTATTGTAGAAAGCACTTCACATAATCCATTTTCTCCATACTGCTTTAAAGGGATATTTTTCCGTCATCACAGGTTTGCCACAGGGACAGCAATAAGAAGATATATCTCATGGTGGGATTTGTGTCTTTCTGCTGCGGACAGATCTGATGAAGGCGCTGTTTGTGATGCAAACTCTTTTAGCGGAGAGTTTAAAAATAATTATGTGTCGTCCAGTCTGGTATTAAGACTAATTGGCGCAGTAATTGATGATGAATGGAAAAATGATTACATCAATGGATTCCTTTTCTAAATAAGATAAGAAGAGGGGACAATGCAGGATGAAAATGCATGACCCCTCAGAGAAGTAAATTTACTATTTTTTTTCTTCCTTTTTCTTTTCAACGACAGGAGACATCTCTTTGCATATTGCTCCCTGATCTGATTCTATATATTTGCAGAGGACTTTGTCTCCGACCTTAAGGGCAGATATATCTTTTTTCTCGCCGTTTATCTTGATGTCTGTTTCTGATGTTACTGTGCAGGTATGTTCCCCTCTTGACCCTTTAATTTCAACTTTGCCGCTCTTTGTATCAATGGACTGAATGTTGCCTGTAAGCTGGTGTTCCTTTTGGGCTGCCATAACCGGTGATAATAAGGATAAGACGAGAATGGCAGCTAATGATAACAAGGCAAACCGTTTCATGAGTAATCACCTCCTTTCCTGGTTTTGCCTTTATTATCATATTGCTAATTTATGTCAATATTAAATAATTATATATTTATTTAGCATTTATTGACAAATAAAAAACCCTCTCCCGCTGGGACGAGAGAGGGTTTTCGTTAAGAATGAGTTAATTAATGCGTTTCAAGCCCGCCGCATACATTGATAACCTGTCCTGTTACATATTCTGCGGAATCGCTTGCAAGGAAGGTTGCGACTTTTGCGATATCATCAGGTTCACCTATTCTTCTTTTCATAAGCCTTCCTGTTGCAATCATGATACCTGCAAGGTCAGTCATTGTGATCTTGCCCTGTGATGCCATACGGTTATCGAGAGTTTCAAGCATGGGAGTTGAGATAAGACCCGGGCAGATGCAGTTTACATTAATCCCGTATTCTCCAAGATCAAGAGCAGAGCAGACTGTTAAAGTATTTACTGCCGCCTTTGCAGAGGCATAGGCCGAGCAGTGTATTGGAGGTGTCTTTGATGTTATGGATGAGATATTGATTATCTTTCCTGCTATTTCTTTTTCTATCATGGCCTTTGCAACTTCACGTGTCATAATGAATACGCTTCTTGTATTGATGGAATATATCTCATCCCATGCCTCATTAGTAATATCGAGCAGTGCTCCTCCTTCTCCTTCAATGGCGGCGTTGTTTACCAGTATGTCTATTCTTCCCCACTTTGAAAGCACTTCGCTGATTATTCTTTTTATGTCTTCCGGACTGCTCACATCCCCCTGTATCGCGATTCCCTCTCTCCCCTCGGCTTTTATAGAGCTTATGGTGTGCTCGAGCTTTTCAAGACGCCTCCCTGTTACTGCGACTTTAGCTCCCTCCTTTGCATAGCGAATGGCAATTCCTTTTCCTATTCCTGTCCCGCCTCCTGTCACAATAGCTACTTTGTTTTCCAATATCCCTGACATCTCATTATCTCCTTGTAATAAAATCCTTTGAATGGTTTCTTTTTTTGTATTAGGTTGATTTATATAATTAGGTTATGAACTTTAATCAAGCAGTTTAGTTTCTATATGGAGGATTCCGGATGGCAGGAAAAGAAAGGAATTTGTTATATAGTTTACTTGCTGATAAGAACTTTTCGCGAAGGACATTTCTCAAAGGTGCTTCTTTAACTTATTTAGGGCTCATGGCAGGGGATAATATCTTTGCCGGCGAGCTTTCTTTACCGCAGTCCATTGTAGGTGTTGCAAGGGGGGCAAGTGTAAAAGAATCTCTAAGGAAAGCGATTGAACTTTCCGGAGGTCTTGATTTTATAAAGCCCGGAGACAGGGTGCTTTTAAAACCAAATAATAATGCCAGCACCCCGTGGCCCGGAAGCACTAATCCTGAAGTGGTGTTCGAGATGGTGCAGTTGGTGAGGGAGAAGGACCCTTCACGCATCATTGTGTCAGACCGTTCCACAATGGCCCTTGATACTCTTAAATGTATGAAGGGCTCTAAGATATATGATGCGGCAATGGATGCTAAGGCAGAAGTAATAACCGGAGAACAAAGACCTTATAAAAAAGTTAAACCTGCTTTAGCCGTGACATGGCCGGAAGGCTTCAGCGTTTCAGGGGTTCTTGACGAGGTTGACCATGTCATTAACATTCCGCAGCCAAAAGTCCACTGGATTACAGGTTACACCATGGGGTTTAAGAACTATGTGGGACTCATAGATGTGCCTGACAGGATGAAATTCCTCCATAAAGGGCTTGAATGGAAGACTGTGGGAAATGATGTGAAACCCTATCAGCCTATCGAGCCAATATCGAAGATGATTCCGGAAATAAGCCTTGCCGTGAAAACATCGCTTACAGTTATGGATGCCACGAAGTCTATAGTTGAGGGGAATTCCTCGGAAGGGGAAACAAAAAATCCCGGAATCATTATCGCATCAAGAGACCAGCTAGCCGTTGATGTGACAGGACTTGCGCTGATGAAATATATAGGTGCGACAAAGTTCATTCAGGACACTCCTGTATGGGAACAGCTTCAGATAAAGCGTGCTGTCGAGCTTGGGCTTGGAGCAAAGGATGCTTCAATGATTGATATTAGAGCTAGCGGTGTAGATGAGATTGATTCCATAAGAAAAATAATTTTAAGTTAAAAGGATGATTTTATGGATCTGAACAAAGTTAAATCTGAGCTGGCAGGAGTAGAAAAAGGTTACACTGATTTTATAAAGAGCTATTTTGAAAACTGGGAAGTATGGGGCAATGCCTCAGAAAGGGTTTATCAGGGTGAAGATGTAAGCGAATCTGAGATACCAAAAGCCTTTCACACTGAGATGAAGATGATGAAGATGATCCTTAAGATGGAAGCTGCCGGCGAATTCGACTGGAACAATCCTGGCGTAAGGAAGATGTTTTCAGAATTTTCACAAAGTCCCTTCTATACGTATTTTGGTGATACTGTAGTTGAAATAGCATTCAGGCTTGCAAAACTTATCGGTGCCGGGAGCATGATTGAAATCGGGGCAGGGAGCGGCAACCTCACGAGAAAAATGGTGAACCTCATGAAGAAGAACGATAATTTTTATCCCCTTCTTCTTACTGACAACAAACCTATAGTTCTTGAACAGCCGGAAAATATAATGAAGGAAAGCGGATTCGAAAATATAAAATCAGTTATATGGGATATATCAAATAAACCATCTCAAGATATCAAATCATTTCTTAAATCACCGGTTGTCTGTTACGAGCGCTACACGGTTACTTATACTAGTCCGGCTGTAATCAGGAATATTGCCGAAGTAGCGGATATACTGGTAATGGGAGACTGGCTTTGCAATACAGATCAGGTTTTCGGCTATGACAAGGTTTTCAGCAAGATAGGAGCGAAACGAATTCTCTTTTCTGATGTTAAAAAAGAACTTGATAAGTTTTATTCCCATTATTACTTTTTTGACAAAGCTGCTCAGGATGCCATTAAAAGCCCATATACTGGACTTATGATTGCCATTAAAGACGACAGGAGATAATATGCCTGAGAATAATTTTCTTGGCAGAGATGATTCTGCTCTAATTATAATAGACGTGCAGGAAAAGCTTTTCCCCTATGTCCTTGACCAGTTGAACCTCCAGAGAAAAATAGAGATGCTCGCAAAGACTGCCGGGCTTTTAAAACTTCCTATGATTTTGACCGAGCATTATCCAAAGGGGTTGGGAAAAACAATCCCTGCAATAGCTAACCTTATAAACAGTGCGGTTAAAATTGAAAAAACATCCTTTGGCTGCTGCGGGGACAGCGGATTTAATGATGCACTTAAAAAAAGCGGCAAACAAAAATTAATAATATCAGGTATTGAAGCCCACATCTGCGTAGCCCAGACTGCAATAGGGCTTAAAAATAAAGGCTTTGATGTTTATCTTGCCGCCGATGCCATAAGCTCAAGGGATAGATTCGATATGCAGATTGCAATTGAGAGAATGCGGCGTGAAGGGA is drawn from Candidatus Schekmanbacteria bacterium and contains these coding sequences:
- a CDS encoding SDR family oxidoreductase; the protein is MSGILENKVAIVTGGGTGIGKGIAIRYAKEGAKVAVTGRRLEKLEHTISSIKAEGREGIAIQGDVSSPEDIKRIISEVLSKWGRIDILVNNAAIEGEGGALLDITNEAWDEIYSINTRSVFIMTREVAKAMIEKEIAGKIINISSITSKTPPIHCSAYASAKAAVNTLTVCSALDLGEYGINVNCICPGLISTPMLETLDNRMASQGKITMTDLAGIMIATGRLMKRRIGEPDDIAKVATFLASDSAEYVTGQVINVCGGLETH
- a CDS encoding hydrolase, which translates into the protein MPENNFLGRDDSALIIIDVQEKLFPYVLDQLNLQRKIEMLAKTAGLLKLPMILTEHYPKGLGKTIPAIANLINSAVKIEKTSFGCCGDSGFNDALKKSGKQKLIISGIEAHICVAQTAIGLKNKGFDVYLAADAISSRDRFDMQIAIERMRREGIVITTTEAVMYELMQDASDPLFKEFLKIVKE
- a CDS encoding DUF362 domain-containing protein; amino-acid sequence: MAGKERNLLYSLLADKNFSRRTFLKGASLTYLGLMAGDNIFAGELSLPQSIVGVARGASVKESLRKAIELSGGLDFIKPGDRVLLKPNNNASTPWPGSTNPEVVFEMVQLVREKDPSRIIVSDRSTMALDTLKCMKGSKIYDAAMDAKAEVITGEQRPYKKVKPALAVTWPEGFSVSGVLDEVDHVINIPQPKVHWITGYTMGFKNYVGLIDVPDRMKFLHKGLEWKTVGNDVKPYQPIEPISKMIPEISLAVKTSLTVMDATKSIVEGNSSEGETKNPGIIIASRDQLAVDVTGLALMKYIGATKFIQDTPVWEQLQIKRAVELGLGAKDASMIDIRASGVDEIDSIRKIILS
- a CDS encoding radical SAM protein, giving the protein MKTGKKILLVNPWIYDFAAFDMWMKPIGLLYISSFLKSTGYDVSLIDCLDRGDLDLLSFRGLQKRQDKYFGCGNFYREIAEKPQCLADVPRNYCRYGMPPEVFKKKLSSVPKPDFVLVTSVMTYWYPGVQHAIKMIRECFPDTKILLGGIYATLCPEHAAANSGADVIYKGRGLNRLISILNGDLTPDKIESDEWLFAGELPYPDFSDYHNCDYFCIMTSQGCPFNCAYCASGLLDGKYIQRDYNDVLKEIELQIESTGASNLAFYDDALLVNAEGHFEKILDGIIERGIRISLHAPNGLHPRFITENIAEKMKKAKFETLRLSLETSNPERQESTGGKVKSEEYAAAVNILKCAGFTKDNMGTYVFFGIPGQPLSEVEESISFVKAAGSSVNLVEYSPIPGTVMWNELVKNGVIVQDMDPVLQNNSVFFRKFSGITENALQRLKGMSKE
- a CDS encoding pyridoxamine 5'-phosphate oxidase family protein — protein: MDKIDLGQTFEERQVGIRGNIQKMGIPLRDLNKKELENEIKKFLKRKQCLSLATVSPDGVPRISLLDYQSEGLDIIMASEGGEKFRNLHYSRKVAISIGFSDGTAPSEYGLTVQGEAEIYKAPDPRYLQCMMKMKPFLEEWAKAVTKISIDQAIKKAFTVRAIKVSPLKMIYMNIPEGVPLLSWERD